In Patescibacteria group bacterium, a single window of DNA contains:
- a CDS encoding RelA/SpoT family protein codes for MDSDLKKLIDEIKLHQPDVDVDVVDLAYDFAKKAHEGQSRFSGEPYFSHPYNAALILAQIKMSPTMIAAALLHDVPEETEITISQIKKEFGEDIAFLVEGVTKVGKVKYRGVERYIENLRKMFVAMAVDLRVIIIRFADRLDNLSTLQVHSREKQVRIAQESLEIYAPIANRLGMWEIRSRIEDAAFKYAIPDEYKWTVDLVAKKQQEQEKYLIKVKKHLEDELRKEGVDFVAVNGRVKHLYSLYLKLLRHDRDINKIRDLVALRVIVKSVADCYRVLGVVHHIWPPMQGRIKDYIAQPKANGYQSLHTTVFTEGKKVVEFQIRTEEMHERAEQGVAAHWYYDEKGKESFKPTEEMSWIQELAKWKKEIEENQKNLERLKVDVLKDRIFVFTPKGDVIDLPEESTPVDFAYAIHTDIGNKCSRAYVNDLIVNLDYKLKNGDIVEVLIDKNRKGPNPDWLKFVKSSMARTHIRAATKAEREGFLSKLIK; via the coding sequence ATGGACTCTGATTTAAAAAAATTAATCGATGAAATAAAGCTGCATCAACCGGATGTTGATGTTGATGTTGTTGATTTAGCTTATGATTTTGCCAAAAAAGCTCACGAAGGGCAGTCTCGTTTTTCAGGCGAGCCCTATTTTTCGCATCCTTACAATGCCGCTTTGATTTTGGCACAAATAAAAATGAGTCCGACGATGATCGCTGCCGCGTTATTGCATGACGTGCCGGAAGAAACAGAGATAACGATTAGTCAAATAAAAAAAGAATTTGGCGAAGACATTGCTTTTTTAGTGGAAGGAGTAACGAAGGTGGGAAAGGTAAAATATCGTGGAGTCGAACGTTATATAGAGAATCTGCGCAAAATGTTTGTTGCGATGGCGGTTGATTTGCGCGTGATTATCATTCGTTTTGCTGACCGGCTGGATAATTTAAGCACTTTGCAAGTGCACTCCAGGGAAAAGCAAGTGCGCATTGCTCAAGAAAGTTTGGAGATATACGCGCCGATTGCCAATCGTCTGGGTATGTGGGAGATTCGTAGTCGCATTGAAGACGCCGCTTTTAAATATGCCATACCGGATGAGTACAAATGGACTGTGGATTTGGTCGCGAAAAAACAACAAGAACAGGAAAAATATTTAATTAAAGTAAAAAAACATTTGGAAGACGAGCTGCGTAAAGAAGGGGTTGATTTTGTTGCAGTGAATGGTCGGGTCAAACATTTGTATAGTTTGTATCTTAAACTTTTGCGACATGATAGGGATATTAATAAAATTCGTGATTTGGTAGCGTTGAGAGTAATAGTCAAAAGCGTTGCCGATTGCTATCGGGTATTGGGTGTAGTCCATCATATTTGGCCTCCGATGCAAGGCAGGATTAAAGACTATATTGCACAGCCAAAGGCTAATGGCTATCAGTCTTTGCACACGACGGTTTTTACCGAAGGAAAAAAGGTGGTCGAATTTCAGATTCGAACCGAGGAAATGCACGAACGAGCGGAGCAGGGAGTGGCGGCGCACTGGTACTATGATGAAAAAGGCAAAGAGTCTTTTAAACCGACGGAAGAAATGAGCTGGATTCAAGAGCTTGCCAAATGGAAAAAAGAAATTGAAGAAAATCAAAAGAATTTGGAAAGGCTGAAAGTAGATGTGCTTAAAGATCGGATATTTGTTTTTACGCCAAAAGGAGACGTGATTGATTTGCCGGAAGAATCAACTCCGGTGGATTTTGCCTACGCCATTCATACTGATATTGGTAATAAATGTAGCCGCGCTTATGTAAACGACTTGATTGTTAATCTTGATTATAAACTCAAAAACGGTGACATCGTTGAAGTATTGATTGATAAAAATCGTAAAGGACCAAATCCTGATTGGCTGAAATTTGTCAAAAGTTCTATGGCGCGTACTCATATCCGAGCGGCGACTAAAGCGGAAAGAGAAGGATTTTTAAGCAAGCTCATAAAGTAA